A region of the Terriglobales bacterium genome:
GGCAGATTTTTGTTTCACTTCGGGATACTCGAAGACACCCCGCCCACTCTTTCGTCCCAACCGTCCAGCCTTCACGTGCTGCACAAGAAGCGGAGCAGGCCGGAACTTCTCGCCCAGGGACTTCTGCAGATATTCGAGGATATGCAGCCGCGTGTCGAGTCCTACCAGATCGACGAGCTCAAATGGCCCCATCGGGTGGTTTAGTCCCAATTTGAGAGCCTTGTCGATGTCCTCTGCCGAGGCAATTCCTTCCTGGAGCATGTAAAACGCCTCGTTGCCGATCATGGCATTGATGCGGCTGGTAATAAATCCGGGGGACTCCTTAATCACTACCACTTCCTTGCCCATGCGGCGTCCGACTTCGGCGGCGGCTGAGATGGTTTCATCGTCGGTCTCGAGCGCCCGCACAACTTCCAGCAGCTTCATCTTGTGCACCGGATTGAAGAAGTGCATACCCACGCATTTACGCGGGCGATAGGTTACTGAAGCAATTTCGGTGATGCTAAGCGAAGAAGTATTCGAAGCCAAAATGGTGCCGGGACGGCAGATTTTGTCGAGCAGAGTGAAAATCTCGATCTTTGACTCCATCTCCTCCGGGACTGCCTCGATCACAAGATCAGCTTCTCTCGCGGCTTCGTCCACGCTGCCGGCAAACTGAATTCGAGAGAAAGCCTCGTCGGCTGCCGAGCGCTCCAGCTTGCCAAGCTCCACGCCTTTATCCAGATTGGCGCGAATCTCGCTTTCGGCTTTGCGCAGGCTCGCAGGGAGGATGTCTTCCAGGATGGTGCGGTATCCGCCCAATGCGGCGACATGGGCGATGCCCCGG
Encoded here:
- a CDS encoding 3-hydroxyacyl-CoA dehydrogenase NAD-binding domain-containing protein; amino-acid sequence: RGIAHVAALGGYRTILEDILPASLRKAESEIRANLDKGVELGKLERSAADEAFSRIQFAGSVDEAAREADLVIEAVPEEMESKIEIFTLLDKICRPGTILASNTSSLSITEIASVTYRPRKCVGMHFFNPVHKMKLLEVVRALETDDETISAAAEVGRRMGKEVVVIKESPGFITSRINAMIGNEAFYMLQEGIASAEDIDKALKLGLNHPMGPFELVDLVGLDTRLHILEYLQKSLGEKFRPAPLLVQHVKAGRLGRKSGRGVFEYPEVKQKSAEAKTSH